A part of Paenibacillus sp. 481 genomic DNA contains:
- the fabF gene encoding beta-ketoacyl-ACP synthase II, translating into MKQRVVVTGMGVETSLGSDIETFWNSLLEGKSGVSTIESFDTSDYPTKIAASIKEFNPELYMDKKDARRLDRFVQLALAASKKAVADANLNLPENADPDRVGVIVGSGIGGLGTWEEQFEIMQEKGVRRMSPFFIPMMIVNMASGQVSMAVGAKGPNTAAVSACATGTHSIGDAFKIIQRGDADVMICGGAEATILRSGMGGFCAMKAMSTRNDEPTRASRPFDIDRDGFVMGEGAGVLVIESLEHAIKRGAKIYAEVAGYGMSADAHHITDPDPAGAARCMKQAIADAGLEPQDIDYINAHGTSTPVGDKSETVAIKKAFGEHAYQVAVSSTKSMTGHLLGAAGGVEAAICGLTLYHGIIPPTINLENQDPECDLDYVPNVPRKADVQVAMSNSFGFGGHNATIILKKYEA; encoded by the coding sequence TTGAAACAAAGAGTTGTAGTGACAGGAATGGGTGTTGAGACCTCTCTTGGCTCGGATATTGAGACGTTTTGGAACAGCTTGCTGGAAGGCAAATCAGGCGTTTCGACGATTGAATCGTTTGACACGTCGGATTATCCGACTAAAATTGCCGCATCGATTAAAGAGTTCAATCCAGAGCTATATATGGATAAAAAAGACGCGCGCCGATTGGATCGCTTCGTACAGCTTGCATTAGCAGCTAGCAAAAAAGCAGTTGCGGATGCAAATCTTAACCTGCCTGAAAATGCAGATCCTGACCGTGTCGGCGTCATTGTTGGCTCGGGCATCGGCGGCTTAGGTACTTGGGAAGAGCAGTTTGAAATCATGCAGGAAAAAGGTGTTAGACGGATGAGTCCGTTCTTTATTCCGATGATGATTGTAAACATGGCTTCTGGTCAAGTGTCTATGGCAGTAGGTGCTAAAGGTCCAAATACCGCAGCGGTTTCGGCCTGTGCAACAGGTACACATTCCATTGGCGATGCATTTAAAATTATTCAGCGTGGCGATGCGGATGTTATGATTTGTGGCGGTGCGGAAGCGACGATTTTGCGTAGCGGAATGGGTGGCTTCTGTGCGATGAAGGCGATGTCGACGCGAAATGATGAACCAACACGTGCAAGTCGCCCATTTGACATTGACCGTGATGGTTTTGTTATGGGTGAAGGTGCGGGTGTGCTCGTTATTGAATCGCTAGAGCATGCGATTAAACGTGGTGCTAAGATCTATGCCGAAGTGGCTGGCTACGGAATGAGCGCAGATGCGCATCATATTACAGATCCAGATCCGGCAGGAGCAGCACGTTGTATGAAGCAAGCGATTGCAGATGCAGGACTCGAGCCGCAAGACATCGATTATATTAATGCACATGGTACATCGACTCCTGTCGGTGACAAGTCTGAGACTGTTGCAATCAAAAAGGCGTTTGGCGAACACGCTTATCAAGTTGCAGTTAGTTCAACAAAGTCGATGACTGGACATTTGCTTGGCGCCGCGGGCGGTGTGGAAGCAGCCATTTGTGGCTTAACGTTGTATCATGGCATCATCCCACCGACGATTAACTTGGAAAACCAAGATCCAGAGTGCGATTTGGACTATGTACCTAACGTTCCGCGTAAGGCCGATGTGCAGGTGGCGATGTCGAATTCGTTTGGATTCGGTGGACATAACGCCACAATTATATTAAAGAAATACGAAGCGTAA
- the acpP gene encoding acyl carrier protein, producing the protein MSTEVFDRVKRIIVERLGVDEAEVALQSSFKDDLGADSLDVVELVMELEDEFDMEISDEDAEKIATVGDVVTYIQAQN; encoded by the coding sequence ATGTCAACAGAAGTATTTGACCGTGTAAAGCGCATCATCGTGGAGCGCCTTGGCGTTGATGAGGCAGAAGTAGCCCTGCAATCATCTTTTAAAGATGATTTAGGTGCTGATTCCCTCGACGTGGTGGAATTGGTAATGGAATTGGAAGATGAGTTTGATATGGAAATCTCTGATGAAGATGCAGAGAAAATTGCTACAGTTGGTGATGTAGTGACTTACATACAAGCTCAAAATTAA
- the fabG gene encoding 3-oxoacyl-[acyl-carrier-protein] reductase translates to MSNLEGKVALVTGASRGIGRAIALELANAGANVVVNYAGSEAAAAEVVAEITAGGRQALAVKANIGKVDEMDQLVKTTLEHFGRIDILVNNAGITRDNLIMRMKEEEFDQVIETNLKGVFNGVKAVTRPMMKQRSGRIINISSVVGVLGNPGQANYVAAKAGVIGLTKATARELASRGITVNCVAPGFIETDMTDALPVESREQLLGQIPLARLGRPEDIAKAVRFLASEDAQYMTGQTIHVDGGMYM, encoded by the coding sequence TTGTCCAATCTTGAAGGGAAAGTTGCGCTCGTTACTGGTGCTTCGCGTGGTATTGGTCGTGCCATTGCATTAGAACTGGCCAATGCGGGAGCGAATGTTGTCGTCAACTATGCTGGCAGCGAGGCGGCGGCGGCGGAAGTCGTAGCAGAAATAACTGCTGGCGGACGCCAAGCGTTAGCCGTAAAAGCAAACATCGGTAAGGTAGATGAAATGGACCAACTCGTAAAAACGACTTTGGAACATTTTGGTCGAATAGACATTTTGGTGAATAATGCCGGCATTACAAGAGATAATTTAATTATGCGTATGAAGGAAGAAGAATTCGATCAAGTCATTGAAACGAACTTAAAAGGCGTATTCAATGGTGTCAAAGCGGTGACTCGTCCGATGATGAAGCAACGTTCTGGCCGTATTATTAATATTTCTTCCGTAGTAGGCGTACTAGGCAATCCAGGTCAAGCTAACTATGTAGCTGCGAAAGCAGGCGTTATTGGCTTGACGAAGGCGACTGCACGTGAGCTTGCCTCAAGAGGCATTACAGTAAACTGCGTCGCGCCTGGCTTTATTGAAACCGACATGACGGATGCTCTGCCTGTGGAATCTCGCGAACAGTTGCTTGGCCAGATACCGCTAGCGCGACTTGGCAGACCTGAAGACATCGCTAAGGCAGTTCGCTTTTTGGCGTCTGAGGACGCACAATATATGACAGGCCAAACGATTCATGTCGATGGTGGTATGTACATGTAG
- the fabD gene encoding ACP S-malonyltransferase encodes MGKIALVFPGQGAQAVGMGRDVFDNVPAARDIFDAADRELGFKLTELMFDGPDTELKQTINTQPALLTTSYALYKALQQHEIQPDFVAGHSLGEYSALVVAGVMSFADAVSIVRKRGQFMEEAVPFGQGAMAAVLAADRTQLGALCDDISSLTDTATVQLANVNCPGQIVISGTVEGVQAVAERGKEAGAKRVKLLEVSGPFHSTLMKPAAERLSKELLEVSMRDASIPIVANVTARAEQQADAIRNLLVEQVYSPVLWEDSVRYMIDQGVDTFIEIGSGSVLSGLIKKIDNSVRIVTINSLAAVESFKLES; translated from the coding sequence TTGGGGAAAATCGCATTGGTGTTTCCAGGCCAAGGCGCGCAAGCAGTTGGCATGGGCCGCGATGTATTTGACAATGTTCCGGCTGCGCGTGACATATTTGATGCAGCTGACCGCGAGCTAGGATTTAAGCTGACGGAGCTTATGTTTGACGGTCCTGATACAGAGTTAAAGCAAACGATTAATACGCAGCCAGCGTTGCTCACAACGAGCTATGCCCTTTACAAGGCGCTACAGCAGCACGAGATTCAACCGGACTTTGTCGCAGGACATAGTTTAGGTGAATACAGCGCGCTTGTTGTCGCAGGTGTAATGAGCTTTGCGGATGCCGTATCCATTGTCCGCAAGCGTGGGCAGTTCATGGAGGAAGCAGTGCCGTTTGGACAAGGAGCGATGGCTGCTGTGCTTGCCGCTGATCGCACTCAACTCGGTGCACTTTGCGATGACATTTCATCACTTACCGATACGGCTACCGTTCAATTAGCAAACGTCAATTGCCCAGGTCAAATTGTCATTTCAGGTACAGTGGAAGGTGTACAAGCTGTAGCTGAACGGGGAAAAGAAGCTGGAGCAAAGCGGGTGAAGCTGCTCGAAGTAAGCGGTCCGTTTCATTCCACGCTGATGAAGCCTGCAGCAGAACGGCTAAGTAAAGAGCTGCTTGAAGTAAGCATGCGCGACGCGAGCATTCCTATCGTCGCTAATGTAACTGCTCGTGCAGAACAACAGGCAGACGCGATCCGTAACCTGCTTGTGGAGCAAGTGTATTCACCAGTACTGTGGGAAGATAGTGTTCGTTATATGATCGACCAAGGGGTTGACACTTTTATCGAGATTGGTTCAGGCAGCGTATTGTCAGGATTAATTAAAAAGATTGACAATTCCGTTCGAATTGTAACTATTAATAGTCTTGCAGCTGTTGAGTCGTTTAAACTCGAATCTTAG
- a CDS encoding beta-ketoacyl-ACP synthase III, translating into MSLRSVGVLGTGKYVPERVLTNAELEKMVDTNDEWIVSRTGIKERRIAAEHEDTSDLAFRAAEVALAAAGITAEQLDLIVVATVTPDMAFPATACIVQERLGAKNAAAFDLSAACSGFIYGLANASNFIATGMYNYALVIGAECLSRITDYTDRNTCILFGDGAGATVLGPVEAERGFKSFVLGADGTGGELLKVEKGGSSCPTSELAAEAKPNSIYMNGREVFKFAVRIMGSAAEEALLKAGKTKEDIDLLIPHQANTRIIHAALERLNLPEHKCVINLPYYANTSAASIPIALAEAVEQERISQGDTLVLVGFGGGLTWGASVLVW; encoded by the coding sequence ATGAGTTTGCGTTCGGTAGGCGTCTTGGGAACCGGTAAATACGTACCTGAACGTGTGTTGACCAATGCTGAACTAGAAAAAATGGTTGATACGAATGACGAGTGGATCGTATCCCGAACAGGGATTAAGGAGCGTAGAATTGCTGCTGAGCATGAAGATACATCGGATTTGGCATTCCGTGCGGCGGAAGTAGCTTTAGCTGCGGCAGGGATTACAGCCGAACAGTTGGATCTTATCGTAGTTGCTACGGTGACGCCGGACATGGCATTTCCCGCAACGGCTTGTATCGTGCAAGAGCGGTTAGGTGCAAAAAATGCGGCTGCATTCGATTTGTCGGCTGCATGTTCCGGATTTATATATGGGCTTGCGAATGCGTCGAATTTTATTGCGACGGGTATGTACAACTATGCGTTAGTTATTGGCGCAGAATGCTTGTCGCGTATTACAGACTATACTGATCGCAATACATGTATTTTATTCGGAGATGGTGCAGGGGCTACAGTGCTAGGTCCTGTAGAAGCAGAGCGTGGTTTTAAGTCTTTCGTACTCGGTGCAGACGGAACAGGTGGCGAGTTGCTAAAAGTAGAAAAGGGCGGTTCAAGTTGCCCGACTTCGGAACTAGCAGCGGAAGCGAAGCCTAACTCCATCTATATGAACGGCCGCGAGGTGTTTAAATTTGCTGTCCGTATTATGGGAAGTGCAGCTGAAGAAGCACTCTTAAAAGCCGGTAAGACGAAAGAAGATATCGATTTGTTAATTCCGCATCAAGCCAACACGCGTATCATCCATGCTGCGCTTGAGCGATTGAATTTGCCAGAACATAAATGTGTGATTAATTTACCTTATTATGCGAACACATCTGCTGCTTCTATTCCGATTGCATTGGCAGAAGCGGTTGAGCAAGAGCGCATCTCACAAGGTGATACGCTCGTACTCGTCGGATTTGGTGGCGGCTTGACATGGGGTGCATCTGTACTCGTGTGGTAA
- the plsX gene encoding phosphate acyltransferase PlsX, whose protein sequence is MRIAIDAMGGDHAPKSIVEGALAAAESWKDIEIILVGNEEKLKPFMTTQPSNVRIVHAAELIEADDEPVKAVRRKKDASMVVAGRMVREGEADCMISAGNTGALMTTGLLVVGRMDGVERPALAPMLPTMDGRGVLALDLGANMDAKPEHLAQYASMGSVYREKVHGIAKPRVALLNVGTEAMKGNELTKAAYPLIEQLPIHFIGNVEARDMLESNCDVLVCDGFAGNVMLKTLEGTAGSLFNVLKQVFTRSWATKLAAAVLMPGLKSLKSSLDYKEHGGAPLLGLKGLVIKAHGSSDARAMTNAIRQARTAIQNDLIKTISAELERNSANGK, encoded by the coding sequence ATGAGAATCGCCATTGATGCGATGGGTGGTGACCATGCACCAAAGAGCATTGTCGAAGGTGCATTGGCTGCTGCTGAGTCATGGAAAGATATAGAAATTATACTTGTCGGCAACGAAGAGAAGCTGAAGCCGTTTATGACGACACAGCCGAGTAACGTTCGGATCGTACACGCGGCTGAACTGATTGAAGCGGATGACGAACCGGTAAAGGCAGTACGCCGTAAAAAAGATGCTTCCATGGTCGTGGCTGGAAGAATGGTACGTGAAGGTGAAGCCGATTGCATGATTTCGGCTGGAAATACAGGTGCATTGATGACGACCGGACTGCTCGTTGTAGGACGAATGGACGGAGTAGAGCGTCCGGCATTAGCACCAATGCTTCCAACGATGGACGGCCGAGGCGTATTGGCGTTAGATTTAGGGGCAAACATGGACGCTAAGCCAGAGCATTTAGCGCAGTACGCTAGCATGGGAAGCGTTTATCGGGAAAAAGTGCACGGTATTGCTAAACCGCGTGTCGCGTTGCTAAATGTCGGCACAGAAGCAATGAAAGGCAACGAATTGACGAAAGCAGCTTACCCGTTAATCGAGCAATTGCCTATTCATTTTATTGGCAACGTTGAAGCGCGTGATATGTTGGAAAGCAATTGTGATGTACTTGTATGCGATGGCTTTGCTGGCAACGTGATGTTGAAGACATTGGAAGGTACGGCAGGCTCATTGTTCAATGTCCTTAAACAAGTATTTACGCGTTCATGGGCAACGAAGTTGGCGGCAGCTGTGCTGATGCCAGGTTTGAAGAGCTTGAAAAGTTCGTTGGACTACAAAGAGCACGGAGGAGCACCGTTGCTCGGGCTGAAGGGCCTAGTCATTAAGGCGCATGGCTCGTCAGATGCTCGTGCAATGACAAATGCAATCCGCCAAGCACGAACAGCGATACAGAACGATCTTATCAAGACCATTTCGGCTGAACTAGAGAGAAATTCAGCTAACGGGAAGTGA
- the fapR gene encoding transcription factor FapR: protein MSKGVRNIERLPKRQRQQQLVQIIENNPFITDQDLTRLLNVSIQTIRLDRMELGIPELRERLKLMAERSYDEVRSLPPDEVFGEIVDIQLDKSGISIFEIREEHVFSRTHIARGHHLFAQANSLAVAVINDEIALTATADIRFIRSVKLGEKCIAKAYVRSVSGERGKAKVEVLSYVGDELVFQGHFNIFHSAGEVSGNEGGNEHENRH from the coding sequence ATGAGCAAAGGGGTGCGAAACATCGAACGTTTACCGAAGCGTCAACGTCAGCAACAATTAGTACAGATTATAGAAAACAATCCGTTTATTACGGATCAAGATTTAACGCGATTATTAAATGTGAGTATTCAAACCATACGCTTGGACAGAATGGAGCTGGGCATTCCCGAGCTGCGCGAACGATTGAAATTGATGGCCGAACGTTCCTATGATGAAGTTCGCTCACTTCCACCCGATGAGGTGTTTGGAGAAATTGTAGATATCCAATTGGACAAGAGCGGTATTTCGATATTTGAAATTCGGGAAGAGCATGTGTTTTCTCGCACACATATTGCACGTGGACATCATTTATTCGCGCAAGCGAATTCTTTGGCTGTGGCAGTCATTAATGATGAAATTGCTTTGACGGCGACTGCAGATATCCGATTTATCCGTTCTGTAAAGCTTGGTGAGAAATGTATTGCCAAAGCCTATGTACGTTCTGTTAGTGGAGAGCGGGGCAAGGCGAAAGTGGAAGTGTTAAGCTATGTAGGCGATGAACTAGTGTTCCAAGGCCACTTCAACATTTTCCATTCAGCCGGCGAGGTGAGTGGCAACGAAGGAGGAAATGAGCATGAGAATCGCCATTGA
- the rpmF gene encoding 50S ribosomal protein L32, with product MAVPQRRTSKTRRDKRRTHFKLSVPGMVKCEQCGELKLAHHVCKVCGTYKAREIIKQ from the coding sequence ATGGCAGTTCCTCAAAGAAGAACGTCTAAAACACGTCGTGACAAGCGCCGTACGCACTTCAAATTGTCCGTACCGGGCATGGTAAAATGTGAGCAATGCGGCGAGTTGAAATTGGCGCACCATGTATGCAAAGTGTGCGGAACATACAAGGCGAGAGAGATCATTAAGCAATAA
- a CDS encoding YceD family protein — MYFHFRDVSAKGHEPIVRETFAADTIVRDRSDIRAIKPVDVELTAKAEDDGLIDVQGQLTATAELTCSRCLVPHTETYVIPFHEQFKLTDSTDLPLDDEGDVIYVTDDRVDLTPFVEEALFVHLPLTSFCDESCKGLCATCGTNRNEQSCDCSNERIDPRLAGLKDFFKK, encoded by the coding sequence ATGTACTTTCATTTTCGGGACGTTTCCGCAAAAGGTCATGAACCCATCGTTCGCGAGACATTCGCTGCCGATACTATCGTGCGCGATCGCAGCGATATTCGTGCCATTAAACCGGTTGACGTCGAATTGACGGCAAAGGCGGAAGACGACGGATTGATCGATGTGCAAGGGCAACTTACTGCAACGGCAGAGCTTACATGCTCACGTTGTTTGGTGCCGCATACCGAAACATACGTTATTCCGTTTCATGAGCAGTTTAAGCTGACGGACTCTACTGATCTTCCCCTAGACGATGAGGGAGATGTCATTTATGTGACAGACGACCGCGTCGATCTAACGCCATTTGTGGAAGAAGCGTTATTCGTTCACTTGCCGCTGACGTCGTTTTGCGATGAAAGCTGCAAAGGTTTGTGCGCAACTTGCGGAACAAACCGAAACGAGCAATCATGTGACTGCTCGAACGAGCGCATCGATCCAAGATTGGCAGGGTTGAAAGATTTCTTTAAGAAATAA
- a CDS encoding tRNA(Met) cytidine acetate ligase, translated as MKTVGIVVEYNPLHNGHLYHLQQSLKLAQADAAVAVMSGHFLQRGEPALVDKWTRTEMALAQGVDLVLELPVAYAVQPAEWFAYGAVATLHATGVVNSLCFGSEEGSLQPLLQAADNLTEETTQFSALLKAELKAGRNYPAAYAAAAAACSNHAQEHANTDQIAAVNSHDLAKINDGGAVGADANANADGDAVAESNVREQHWMEQPNNSLGLHYVMALRRLRSSIEPLTIARQQAGYHDMTAPAAGTIASATAIRRLMLDEGGFNDIARYVPPTTLALLERELAHGRAPISWERYSRELLYRLTSASHEELKQYLEVTEGLEHRVKQALTRIETPTVEALLQALKTKRYTRTKLQRMLAHVLLNHHASAFGRTALERGPAYIRVLGFSERGRELLKQMKRSAALPIVSQVTRDNCSLGGANGLTADVRATAVYAGAFSPWDAKAALRDYYEPPRRSFSKE; from the coding sequence ATGAAAACGGTCGGTATCGTTGTCGAATATAACCCTCTACACAACGGTCATCTTTATCATCTCCAACAATCGCTAAAATTAGCGCAAGCCGACGCTGCTGTCGCGGTAATGAGCGGACATTTTTTACAACGAGGCGAACCTGCGCTTGTCGATAAATGGACACGGACGGAAATGGCTCTTGCCCAAGGCGTTGATCTCGTACTAGAGCTTCCGGTTGCCTATGCAGTGCAACCTGCGGAATGGTTCGCATACGGCGCTGTAGCAACGTTACATGCTACTGGAGTCGTGAATTCCCTTTGCTTCGGCAGCGAAGAAGGAAGCTTGCAACCACTGCTGCAAGCAGCAGATAATCTGACGGAAGAGACGACACAGTTCAGTGCCCTTTTAAAGGCAGAATTGAAAGCTGGCCGCAACTATCCTGCAGCTTATGCGGCTGCCGCAGCAGCTTGTTCAAATCATGCACAGGAACATGCGAATACGGATCAGATAGCAGCGGTAAATTCTCATGATTTGGCAAAAATAAATGATGGCGGAGCAGTCGGTGCAGATGCGAATGCGAATGCGGATGGAGATGCGGTTGCGGAAAGCAACGTAAGGGAGCAGCACTGGATGGAGCAGCCGAACAATTCCTTAGGCTTGCATTATGTAATGGCGTTGCGGCGCTTGCGCAGCTCAATCGAGCCGCTTACGATTGCGAGGCAGCAAGCTGGCTACCACGACATGACCGCGCCAGCTGCCGGTACCATAGCAAGCGCGACCGCTATACGCCGCCTCATGCTTGATGAGGGCGGCTTTAACGACATCGCGCGTTATGTGCCGCCAACGACACTCGCGCTTCTGGAGCGGGAGCTTGCGCACGGCAGAGCGCCGATTAGCTGGGAGCGTTATTCGCGCGAGTTGTTGTACCGCCTTACGTCCGCTTCGCATGAAGAGCTCAAGCAATATTTAGAAGTGACAGAAGGACTAGAACATCGCGTGAAGCAAGCGCTAACACGCATCGAGACTCCAACTGTCGAAGCGTTGCTACAAGCGTTAAAGACGAAGCGGTACACACGAACGAAGCTACAGCGCATGCTTGCGCACGTGCTGCTGAACCATCATGCGTCCGCATTTGGGCGGACTGCATTGGAACGCGGCCCAGCCTATATTCGGGTCCTAGGCTTCTCAGAACGGGGAAGAGAGTTGTTGAAGCAGATGAAGCGCAGCGCAGCGCTTCCTATTGTGAGTCAAGTGACACGCGATAACTGTTCCTTAGGTGGTGCTAACGGCTTAACAGCCGATGTACGCGCTACAGCTGTGTACGCAGGCGCTTTCTCTCCTTGGGACGCAAAGGCGGCTCTGCGGGATTATTACGAGCCTCCACGTCGCTCGTTCTCGAAGGAGTAG
- a CDS encoding YlbL family protein, with protein METGNRQHSHTHRGMSYFWKWFFAGLFTIYVTVYMPTPYVIYTPGSAEDVKPMVKVDKGDQVENGTFMLTTVRRAYANIALIVWKAFDPHADYGKKADSLQGRSEEEYVTDQLFNMTDSQFDAISAAYNKAKVPYKVISKGVYVIYNYPDVAKNDFKTGDRITHIDGQPIQQYEDLKRALMHKKAGETVQAKVERDGKSEHVKATLIELSSTEKPQKKWVGFGLKYGEKKEVAPIDSGKKVGFKESDIGGPSAGLMFTLEIINQLTPNDLTKGFRIAGTGTITPDGKVGAIGGVKYKVVAADREQAALFLVPEQNYAEAKAKWDTLDTNMKLVSVRTLDDALAAIASLGK; from the coding sequence TTGGAAACTGGTAATAGACAGCATTCGCATACTCATCGAGGGATGTCTTATTTTTGGAAATGGTTTTTTGCTGGCCTGTTCACGATTTATGTGACCGTTTATATGCCAACCCCGTATGTCATTTACACGCCTGGAAGTGCTGAAGATGTAAAGCCAATGGTGAAGGTAGACAAGGGAGATCAGGTTGAAAACGGTACCTTTATGCTCACAACGGTACGACGGGCATATGCAAATATCGCGCTCATCGTGTGGAAAGCATTTGATCCTCATGCTGACTATGGGAAAAAGGCAGACTCGTTGCAAGGGCGATCGGAAGAGGAATATGTGACGGATCAGCTTTTTAATATGACAGATTCTCAATTTGATGCGATTAGTGCGGCGTATAACAAAGCAAAAGTACCTTATAAAGTGATATCAAAAGGCGTATATGTCATTTATAACTACCCAGATGTTGCTAAAAATGATTTTAAAACAGGGGATCGGATTACACATATCGATGGGCAACCGATTCAGCAATATGAAGATTTGAAACGAGCACTTATGCATAAAAAAGCGGGCGAAACGGTTCAGGCTAAAGTGGAACGGGATGGAAAATCCGAGCACGTTAAAGCAACGCTAATTGAATTATCAAGCACAGAGAAACCGCAAAAAAAATGGGTTGGCTTTGGTTTGAAGTACGGGGAAAAGAAAGAAGTTGCTCCCATAGATAGTGGAAAAAAAGTTGGGTTTAAAGAAAGCGACATCGGTGGACCGTCGGCAGGACTTATGTTTACGTTAGAGATCATTAACCAATTAACACCTAATGATTTGACGAAAGGTTTCCGGATTGCGGGAACGGGTACGATTACACCCGATGGTAAGGTCGGGGCAATTGGTGGCGTCAAATATAAAGTGGTGGCAGCAGATCGAGAGCAGGCCGCTTTGTTTTTAGTGCCCGAGCAAAATTATGCAGAAGCTAAGGCGAAGTGGGATACGTTAGATACGAACATGAAGTTAGTTTCTGTGCGTACGCTAGACGATGCATTGGCTGCAATTGCTTCACTTGGCAAGTAA
- a CDS encoding nucleoside recognition domain-containing protein, with the protein MFSFRTPFSQHPFFTLIFGCMAALLVVCIVSYPDQAFNASLQGLKIWWNIIFPALLPFLVLSEMLIAYGWVHGLGVLLDPLMRLLFRLPGVGGWAWSIGWTAGYPAGAEAVVKLRHQEALSRREAERLLSLSHANNPIFMIAVIGVGFMQQAELGLVIAIVHWISALLSIFVLRLCDKSAPDITTYRLATEHATSMKPKSSSSLLQRVLEAMEHAHRRDGRPFGKLLGESVTSAVHTLMMIGGYMMMFSVIAQVLRLAIPQQFGNYMMNGLLEVNLGAYTLGSATFTSPIFQAALIGAVVAWSGISAHLQIHSIIKGTDIRYRTFMLSRLLHAGMAFVLTYVLWRPLRSIFHHEDEAAAVFAATGPIEEAGASSASVHDQAANSLSSPEGALEWIHVSEWYVLMPLCVLFVASLFIVSRIIALFARSR; encoded by the coding sequence ATGTTCTCTTTTCGCACTCCGTTCAGCCAACATCCTTTTTTTACGCTTATTTTCGGTTGTATGGCTGCATTGCTCGTTGTTTGCATCGTTTCTTATCCCGATCAAGCCTTTAATGCCTCATTACAGGGGTTGAAAATATGGTGGAATATTATTTTTCCTGCCCTGCTGCCGTTTCTTGTGCTATCTGAGATGCTGATCGCTTACGGCTGGGTTCATGGTCTCGGCGTGTTGCTCGACCCGTTAATGCGCTTGCTGTTTCGTCTACCAGGCGTTGGAGGCTGGGCTTGGTCCATCGGTTGGACCGCTGGTTACCCCGCAGGAGCAGAAGCTGTCGTTAAGCTTCGCCACCAAGAGGCACTGTCGCGACGGGAAGCAGAGCGCCTGTTGAGCTTGTCGCACGCTAACAATCCCATTTTTATGATTGCCGTTATTGGCGTCGGGTTTATGCAGCAAGCCGAACTCGGTTTAGTTATCGCTATTGTACACTGGATATCCGCTCTTTTATCCATCTTTGTATTGCGTCTATGCGATAAGAGCGCTCCAGATATAACGACCTATCGCTTGGCAACAGAACATGCGACCAGCATGAAGCCCAAGTCGTCGTCAAGTCTGTTACAGCGTGTACTAGAAGCGATGGAGCATGCTCATCGCCGTGACGGTCGACCGTTTGGCAAGTTGCTGGGTGAATCGGTTACATCAGCCGTCCATACGCTGATGATGATTGGCGGATATATGATGATGTTTTCTGTGATCGCTCAAGTCTTGCGCCTCGCTATCCCACAGCAATTCGGCAATTATATGATGAACGGATTGCTAGAGGTGAATTTAGGTGCTTACACACTCGGTTCAGCAACGTTTACTTCACCTATATTTCAAGCTGCCTTAATTGGTGCTGTCGTAGCATGGAGTGGCATTAGTGCCCATTTACAAATTCACAGCATCATTAAAGGTACAGATATACGCTATCGCACATTTATGTTGTCCCGTCTGCTACACGCCGGCATGGCGTTTGTATTGACCTACGTGCTCTGGAGACCGCTTCGCTCCATTTTTCATCACGAAGATGAAGCTGCTGCTGTCTTCGCTGCAACTGGACCGATAGAAGAAGCGGGAGCCAGCAGCGCCTCTGTTCACGATCAGGCCGCAAATAGCTTAAGCTCCCCTGAGGGAGCTCTTGAATGGATTCATGTTAGCGAATGGTATGTATTAATGCCGCTATGTGTACTTTTCGTCGCAAGCTTATTCATCGTTTCACGAATCATCGCTTTGTTTGCGCGTTCACGCTAG